The genomic segment GTTAAAGAACTTCATTCTAGAAAAATGAAGTTAGTGATGGATTTGGTAATAAATCACACTTCTGATGAGCATCCTTGGTTTCAAATGAGTAGAAAGAGCAAAGATAATGCTTATAGAGATTATTACATTTGGAATAAAGGTACAAAGGGTAACCCTCCAAATAATTGGGGGTCTTTTTTTGGAGGCAGCGCTTGGGAATATGACGAGATATCAGAAGAATATTATCTTCATATTTTCTCTAAGAAACAACCAGATTTAAATTGGGAAAATGAAAAATTAAGAGAAGAAATAAAGAACATGATAAAGTACTGGATGGAAAAAGGGGTAGATGGATTTAGAATGGATGCTATTAATCATCTCGGAAAAGATCATTCCTTTCCAGATGGAATAATAGAAGAAGGTCATGTATATGGTGATTTTATAAAATATGTACAAAATCTACCTGAAGTTCATGATTATTTAAAAGAATTAAGAAAAGAGGTATTTAACACTGGGTATCATGTAGTAATTGGTGAGACGGGTGGAGTAAACTATAAAAATGCCTATGTTTATACAGGAAAAGATAAAGGTGAATTAGACTTTACCTTCCATTTTGATATGCATAGTGTGGGTAGAGGGGAAACTGATTGGGAAAGGAAACCTATAAACTTAATAAAAGATATAAAGGAAAATATGAGTGGATGGCAAGGAAGGCCTGAAGAAGAAGGTTGGTGCCCCTTGTTTTACTCGAACCATGACACTACGAGAACTATATCAAGACTAGGAGAAGAGAAGAATTATTTAAAAGAATCTGCAAAAATGTTAGCTTGTCTTCAATTAACTCAAAAGGGAACTCCTTTTATTTATTATGGAGATGAAATAGGAATGACCAATGCTTGGGACTTTAAATTACAAGATTATAGAGATGTGGCTGTTTTTAATAAACACAAAGATTTAGTTAAGGGCGGGTTAGTGAGTGAAGAAAACTATCTAAAGGGACTACGCTATATGTCGCGGGATAACTCAAGAACACCAATGCAGTGGAATAATAGTGAAAATGCAGGGTTTACTACTGGCACACCCTGGATAAAAGTTAATTCAAATTATAGAAAAATTAATGTGGATGAACAAATAGAAGACTCAAATTCAATACTAAATTATTATAAAAAATTGATAGCTTTAAGAAAAAACAAGGCTGTATTGGTATATGGAAGCTTTGAGGAAATTAATAGAGAAGATGAGGAAATATATGCATATCTAAGACAATTAGAGGGGGAGATGATCTTAATCATAGTTAATTTCTTTGGAAATGAACCAATATTTGAGTTTCCAAAGCATATCCATTATGAAAAGGCTAAACTATTGCTATCAAATTATGTGGTGGAAGGTTATGCCGCTAGTGTGAATATAAAATTAAGACCTTATGAAACTAGGGTATATGAAATTAAATAATGATAAATATATTAGCTTTATTTTAATAGAAAAGCTATAATTAAAATGTTCATTGGGTAAAATTAAAACATGAATAATCAAAAAAGTTAAAGGCGGATATATATGAGAAATTTAAAAATGATATTAGAATATGATGGAAGTAGATATAAAGGATGGCAAAAACAATCAGATAACGATTTAACGGTTCAAGGTAAACTAGAAGGTGCATTATCTAAAATGGCAGGAGAACCTATAGAGGTTACAGGCTGCGTGCGAACTGATGTAGGTGTACATGCTGAAAATTATATGGCAAACTTTCATACTAATTGTGAGTTAAGCATAGATGAGATGAGAGAATGTTTATATGAATTTTTACCAGAGGACATAGTAGTGAAATCCATGGTGGATGCAAGTGAAAAATTTCATGCAGGGTATAATATAAAATCAATTACTTATGTGTATAAAATAAATAATAATGAACTAAGAAATGTATTTAATAGAAAATATGTTTATCACTCTGAGATGAATCTTAATTTAGAAGAAATGAGAATTACGGCAGAGTCTTTAGTTGGATCTCATGATTTTAAGTATTTAGCGACAGTATCTACAAATACTAAATCAACTACTAAGACTATCAATTATATAAATATAACAGAAAAAGAAGGCATTATTGAAATAGAAATTAATGCAGATGAATTCTTATGGAATATGGTAAGAATTATTATAGGAAGCCTTTTAGAAGTGGGTAAAGGAAAAATTAAGGCAATGGATATAGAAAAATTACTAAATGAAGAAACAGCATCAGAGTATATACCGATGGCAAAAGCAAAAGGATTATCTCTAAGAAATGTTGAATATTAAATAAAAGTATGCGAGTTTTCCTTCCAGGAAGTCTCACGAGAATTTTATATTAGCAAAACAAGAATTTCTAAATGGAAATTCAATGTTTTTTCGTTTCTTGTTGCAAAGCACTCAGTGCAAGGTTACTTCGGAGAAATATTATGTTATTTAACAGAACCAACTCCTATGAAGATATAGGTTCAGCGTTAGAAGTATTAATGAACTGCCCCCTGTCTACTTGACAGGGGGCAGTTCACTTTTTTTTAATGTCTACTCTATAGGATACATTATATTATTTCAGAGGGGTCTTTATTTTGGCTCAATACAAGACTTATTATGTTGTATGCCCATTACTATTTTCAAACTAATATAATATTGATATTTTATATTATATATACTACTATAATTATATTATAGTAGATTGGTTAACAGGGAGGTGCATTAAAATTTAACTAAGACAAAAATGTTTAAAACTAAGATTAAAGTTTTAAGAGCTGAAAAAGAAATAACCCAAGAGGAATTAGCTGAAGCAATTGGTGTTTCGAGAGGAACAATCCTTGAAATAGAGCGAGGAGCATTTAATCCATCTTTAAAATTAGCTTTTAAAATTGTTAACTATTTGAACAAGAAAATTGATGATGTTTTTGAATTTATTAGGGAGGATGATTAAGTTTGAATGATATAAAAATTATAGGTGAAGTGGGCATTGCTTTATTGATTATATGGAATATGGCAAGAAATATATTGTTTCCTAGAAAAAGAGACGAGCGGGAAATTTTATTAATATTTACTGCGCTAAAAACCACTCTAATACTTGCGGTATTTGTACTCGGATTAATAATAATTTTGAACCTATTAAATGGCGTTACTTTATTACCAATTATGTATATATTTATTATTGCTATAATTAGTTGTTTTTGTTTTGTTCTGTTATACAAATTAAATATTAATACTGAGTTTAGTTCTTTGAATTTTATAAATAAAATGGAAAAAAAAGAAAAAAGTAACTTAATATGGAATACATTTTGTATAACTATGGTTACAGATTTAATTGTACTATTTGCAATAGTTATAAGTTACAAGTATTTTGATTCAAAAGGATTAAAAGTTTTAGCTATAGTGGCATATATTTTAGCTTACATAAGTGAATATAGTTTTTGCCAGATTAATGGTAAGAATTTGGAATATAAAAAGGGGTAAATCCTGCAAAAAAGTAGTGTATATTCTCAATTATAGGCTAAAAATATCAATTACATGATGGTTTATTACGTACATTAAAGTAACTATTAGCTATAGGACGTATAGAGGTAAAAGACAAATGTCCGTGAAATTTTATTTTCACGTCATTTGTTTTTTCAACCCCTATTATATAAAATAGTTCTTAGCTTTATTAAAAACTATCCTACTATTGATTTATCATACATCTACAGAAAGTGGTTTATTATTTTTTATACTTGTATAAATTACACAAGGCCTGTACACAACATATTAACATCCATAAAATTTTAGATATTTTTCAATATTTGATTGTATATATTCAGCACTGTGATTACCAGGGAATACATGATTTTGAGAATTTATGCCTTTTTCGTTCAATGTTTTATGTAAAATTGAACAGCCTTCATAAAATCTACCTTCATCCTTATCTCCAGCATCAAGATATACATCAATACCAGAAGAAATATTATTGTTTCTTGCAATATATATTGGATCATATTTTTCCCATACATCCATGTCTTTATAATATGGCTTGTCTTCCTCTTCAAGTTTCAGTTCTAAGGCAGGCATATGCCCTCCTACTTTTGAAAATATGTGCTGATGTCGAAATGTATTGTGAAGAGCTGCATAACCCCCAGCAGATATCCCTCCAATATATCTTCCTTTTCTATCTTTTATAGTATTGAAAGTTTTATCTGTTAAAGGCAATATTTCTTTCATAAAGTAATCCTCATACATTCCTAAATTTATGATTCTATTATTATCTCCAGGATCAGGCACCTCTTTACAGATTAAGGATGAATTAAAACCACGGCTGTTTTCAATTCTTGGACATGCAATTATCATAGGCTTAATGTCCCCATTTTTTATCATTCGATCAGCTTTAGCGTTTATATCCATTTCAAACATTAAATTTTCATTCCCACTTCTTCCATGTAGAAAATATAATACCGGTAGAGGAGTTAAACTATTATAGCATTCAGGTAAATACACTAACATTGGCATTTCTTTACCAAGGACATCACTATAAAAATTTACTTTTTCTACTTTTGATTTATTCATTTTTTTACCACCTCATTTGAAATTTTAAACTTAAATTGTTATGTTTATGATATCATTATTAACCATATTTGTCATGAATAACCTTAATTGCTGTTAGCATTATTTTGTTATTAATCCAATTACTAAAAGAGCCGGTGTCACTAATCACGGCATTCCATATCACTAGATATGGGTTTACTTTATTAAGTGTATTGGTATTCTGAATGTAATACAATGCCAATCGAGTCACATTCAGAACTGAACAGGTAACCGAGGAACAATTTGATATCATGCTTAGCTTCGTGGAAAAGCATAGTAGGCATTTGGATGCAGAAATAAAGAAGCAAGGTGTAGATATAACAAATCGAAATGGTTCTGAATAATGGAGTTGTATAAAAAATAGCCTAAGGCGGGCTGTTTCAAAGCGCTGAAACAT from the Clostridium sp. CM027 genome contains:
- a CDS encoding helix-turn-helix transcriptional regulator codes for the protein MFKTKIKVLRAEKEITQEELAEAIGVSRGTILEIERGAFNPSLKLAFKIVNYLNKKIDDVFEFIREDD
- the truA gene encoding tRNA pseudouridine(38-40) synthase TruA is translated as MRNLKMILEYDGSRYKGWQKQSDNDLTVQGKLEGALSKMAGEPIEVTGCVRTDVGVHAENYMANFHTNCELSIDEMRECLYEFLPEDIVVKSMVDASEKFHAGYNIKSITYVYKINNNELRNVFNRKYVYHSEMNLNLEEMRITAESLVGSHDFKYLATVSTNTKSTTKTINYINITEKEGIIEIEINADEFLWNMVRIIIGSLLEVGKGKIKAMDIEKLLNEETASEYIPMAKAKGLSLRNVEY
- a CDS encoding esterase family protein, with product MNKSKVEKVNFYSDVLGKEMPMLVYLPECYNSLTPLPVLYFLHGRSGNENLMFEMDINAKADRMIKNGDIKPMIIACPRIENSRGFNSSLICKEVPDPGDNNRIINLGMYEDYFMKEILPLTDKTFNTIKDRKGRYIGGISAGGYAALHNTFRHQHIFSKVGGHMPALELKLEEEDKPYYKDMDVWEKYDPIYIARNNNISSGIDVYLDAGDKDEGRFYEGCSILHKTLNEKGINSQNHVFPGNHSAEYIQSNIEKYLKFYGC
- a CDS encoding alpha-glucosidase; protein product: MDKKWWKEAVAYQAYVRSFKDSDGDGIGDLKGIIEKLDYLKDLGVGILYLNPINKSPNDDNGYDISDFRDIMDEFGTLADFHELVKELHSRKMKLVMDLVINHTSDEHPWFQMSRKSKDNAYRDYYIWNKGTKGNPPNNWGSFFGGSAWEYDEISEEYYLHIFSKKQPDLNWENEKLREEIKNMIKYWMEKGVDGFRMDAINHLGKDHSFPDGIIEEGHVYGDFIKYVQNLPEVHDYLKELRKEVFNTGYHVVIGETGGVNYKNAYVYTGKDKGELDFTFHFDMHSVGRGETDWERKPINLIKDIKENMSGWQGRPEEEGWCPLFYSNHDTTRTISRLGEEKNYLKESAKMLACLQLTQKGTPFIYYGDEIGMTNAWDFKLQDYRDVAVFNKHKDLVKGGLVSEENYLKGLRYMSRDNSRTPMQWNNSENAGFTTGTPWIKVNSNYRKINVDEQIEDSNSILNYYKKLIALRKNKAVLVYGSFEEINREDEEIYAYLRQLEGEMILIIVNFFGNEPIFEFPKHIHYEKAKLLLSNYVVEGYAASVNIKLRPYETRVYEIK